From the Phyllostomus discolor isolate MPI-MPIP mPhyDis1 chromosome 7, mPhyDis1.pri.v3, whole genome shotgun sequence genome, one window contains:
- the LOC114501834 gene encoding IQ domain-containing protein F5-like — protein MRGHPAPASSGEPRRRAKGGEAGQPEEVERSAAGPPQLIFLQDEEFISSSLSSLASEEKVEAGKPKEAEAKGLGNAEESPREGDPKSKEDPKNKPLPDNPEVVTIQAWWRGTLVRRTLLHAAVSVTVIQRWWRWLQASRLERRRRKALEAFAQKEWAAVRLQAWVRMWRIRLRYCRLLHAARVIQGYWRCHACASRGFVSGHYRVMANQLHLELEIVLGSEPCFVSECIPLPIKQ, from the exons ATGAGGGGACACCCGGCACCTGCATCCTCTGGGGAGCCCCGGAGGCGGGCCAAGGGCGGG GAGGCGGGCCAGCCTGAAGAAGTGGAACGCTCTGCAGCCGGGCCTCCTCAGCTCATTTTCCTGCAGGACGAGGAGTTCATCAGCTCATCCTTGTCATCTCTGGCCTCGGAGGAGAAGGTGGAG GCTGGCAAGCCGAAGGAGGCTGAGGCGAAGGGCTTGGGTAACGCTGaagagagccccagagaa GGAGATCCCAAAAGTAAGGAAGATCCCAAAAACAAGCCCCTCCCCGATAATCCGGAGGTGGTAACGATCCAGGCCTGGTGGCGGGGCACCCTGGTGCGCCGGACGCTGCTGCACGCGGCGGTCAGCGTGACGGTCATCCAGCGCTGGTGGAGGTGGCTGCAGGCCTCGCGGCTGGAGCGGCGGCGGCGGAAGGCGCTGGAGGCCTTCGCGCAGAAGGAGTGGGCGGCGGTCAGGCTGCAGGCCTGGGTCCGCATGTGGCGCATCCGCCTGCGCTACTGCCGCCTGCTGCACGCCGCCCGCGTCATCCAGGGCTACTGGAGGTGCCACGCCTGCGCTTCCCGGGGCTTCGTTAGCGGCCACTACAGGGTCATGGCCAACCAGCTGCATCTCGAGCTGGAGATCGTGCTGGGCTCAGAGCCTTGCTTCGTGTCAGAGTGTATTCCCCTCCCAATAAAGCAGTGA